One stretch of Bosea vaviloviae DNA includes these proteins:
- a CDS encoding (R)-mandelonitrile lyase, protein MDIRKIGSQPSGKGPSDYFTGTVRVDPLFSAPSPARVSGARVTFEPGARTAWHTHPLGQTLIVTEGFGRVQREGGPIEEIRPGDVVWFPPGERHWHGASPTTAMTHLAIQEQLDGKAVDWLEKVSDDQYGA, encoded by the coding sequence ATGGACATCAGGAAAATAGGCTCCCAGCCCTCCGGCAAGGGCCCGAGCGACTACTTCACCGGAACCGTTCGCGTCGACCCGCTGTTCTCGGCCCCGTCGCCGGCCCGGGTCTCGGGCGCACGCGTCACCTTCGAGCCCGGCGCCCGGACGGCCTGGCACACTCATCCGCTCGGCCAGACATTGATCGTGACGGAAGGCTTCGGGCGGGTGCAGCGCGAGGGCGGGCCGATCGAGGAGATCCGGCCCGGCGACGTCGTCTGGTTTCCGCCGGGCGAACGCCATTGGCATGGCGCATCGCCGACGACCGCGATGACCCATCTCGCCATCCAGGAGCAGCTCGACGGCAAGGCCGTCGATTGGCTGGAGAAGGTTTCGGACGATCAGTACGGCGCATGA